In Nanohaloarchaea archaeon SW_7_43_1, a single window of DNA contains:
- a CDS encoding 30S ribosomal protein S15 yields MARMHNDGRGSSGPDKPVTKKNPRWMDYDEDEVIDLIVKLRKDGKDPSQIGMALRDQYGIPSVKQVTDKKITEILEEEGFGLDIPEDLQNLVDKAESIQDHIEENQKDEEAIRQLELTEAKVRKIASYHRNEGNIPKDWKYERDE; encoded by the coding sequence ATGGCAAGAATGCATAACGACGGAAGAGGTTCATCAGGACCTGATAAACCTGTAACAAAGAAAAACCCGAGATGGATGGACTACGATGAGGACGAAGTAATCGATCTCATAGTAAAACTCAGAAAAGACGGTAAAGATCCTTCACAGATCGGAATGGCGCTCAGAGATCAGTACGGTATCCCAAGTGTCAAACAGGTAACTGATAAGAAGATAACAGAAATACTTGAAGAGGAAGGATTCGGACTCGATATCCCGGAAGACCTTCAGAACCTTGTAGACAAGGCAGAATCAATCCAAGATCACATTGAAGAGAACCAGAAAGACGAGGAAGCAATCAGGCAGCTGGAGCTCACTGAGGCAAAGGTCAGAAAGATCGCCTCCTACCACCGAAACGAAGGAAACATTCCAAAAGACTGGAAATACGAAAGAGACGAATGA
- a CDS encoding potassium transporter Kef — protein MVEMAELITSLTLIFVASAAMLLIANRFSQPAIPAYLTAGILISFHVSGEELLGLAQIGIAFLIFIFGLKFDPEKLMAVGREALSVNLAQILLVGAVSFSFAQIINLGILQSIYFSTAATLSSSLVGLELVSEEVDKNLIHGRLAESIHLIQDVLAVGLVVVLSSTQFTYSKIGANIAVAAGIIITALLIRRILFDKIAALADGSTELLMLIGISFLTGFIALSGYFGLSIVVGAFAAGIAVARFPHNLELLDTMGSLKDFFSAIFFVTIGVLVTFPDPATLLLTLGLIVLTVIIKPALIVISVIHQGYDPRTSFLTGVSLDQTSEFALIIAIQAWIAGLIIEPLFQSIILAATVTMTTSAYTKVYEHQLYELLERFNILEPEEQILPESNIGSELENHVVLIGYDVQGKRIAEQLNEMDANFIVMENNPEKISELRKKDEKFIYGNVLETDTWRHAHPEDAKVIVSTVPFRQVSDQVLSVETDAGKILRAGEVEDAENLLHRGADYIIVPEILSAELVREHILGLESEDGYREELRRRSLLEVRRYLESEEG, from the coding sequence GTGGTAGAAATGGCTGAACTGATCACTTCTCTCACACTGATCTTTGTCGCATCCGCAGCTATGCTCTTGATAGCGAACCGGTTCTCACAGCCGGCGATCCCTGCCTACCTGACAGCAGGTATCCTAATCAGCTTCCACGTCAGTGGAGAGGAATTACTTGGACTGGCACAAATAGGTATTGCCTTCCTCATCTTCATATTCGGATTAAAATTTGATCCAGAAAAACTTATGGCGGTCGGCCGAGAGGCACTCTCCGTGAACCTCGCTCAGATACTTTTAGTTGGAGCGGTCAGCTTCAGCTTTGCACAGATAATCAATCTAGGTATTCTACAGTCCATCTACTTTAGCACCGCTGCAACCCTCAGCTCCTCACTTGTGGGTTTGGAACTGGTTTCCGAAGAGGTGGATAAGAACTTGATTCACGGAAGACTCGCTGAGTCTATACATCTTATCCAGGATGTACTCGCGGTCGGTTTGGTCGTAGTCCTTTCCTCTACACAGTTCACATACTCAAAAATAGGAGCTAATATAGCTGTGGCCGCAGGGATAATAATAACAGCGTTATTGATCAGAAGAATACTTTTCGATAAAATAGCGGCTCTAGCAGATGGGTCAACCGAGCTTTTAATGCTAATAGGTATATCCTTCCTTACCGGTTTTATTGCATTATCCGGATACTTCGGGCTTTCAATAGTGGTAGGTGCCTTCGCAGCAGGTATAGCGGTCGCCCGGTTTCCTCACAACCTTGAATTACTTGATACAATGGGCTCTCTCAAAGACTTTTTCTCTGCAATCTTCTTCGTTACCATCGGAGTACTTGTCACTTTCCCTGATCCAGCCACTTTACTTCTAACGCTTGGTCTTATAGTATTAACGGTCATAATCAAGCCCGCTCTGATAGTTATTTCAGTTATACACCAAGGCTATGATCCAAGAACTTCCTTCTTGACAGGAGTTAGTCTTGACCAGACAAGTGAGTTTGCTCTCATAATAGCGATACAGGCATGGATAGCCGGGCTAATAATTGAACCTCTTTTCCAATCAATAATACTGGCCGCAACGGTAACAATGACAACTTCTGCATACACAAAAGTATACGAACATCAGCTCTATGAGCTACTGGAAAGATTCAACATTCTAGAACCTGAGGAACAGATTCTTCCGGAAAGCAACATAGGCTCGGAACTAGAAAATCATGTAGTTCTGATAGGTTACGATGTTCAGGGGAAAAGAATTGCAGAGCAGCTGAACGAGATGGATGCCAACTTCATTGTAATGGAGAATAACCCTGAAAAAATCTCCGAACTCAGGAAAAAAGATGAAAAATTCATTTATGGAAACGTCTTAGAAACTGATACATGGAGACACGCACATCCAGAAGATGCCAAAGTAATCGTCTCAACAGTACCTTTCAGACAGGTCTCTGATCAAGTACTATCAGTTGAGACTGATGCCGGTAAAATCCTTAGAGCCGGTGAAGTCGAAGACGCAGAAAACCTGCTTCATAGAGGCGCCGACTACATAATAGTTCCAGAGATTCTGAGCGCTGAGCTTGTTAGAGAACATATTCTAGGCCTGGAATCTGAGGACGGGTACCGCGAGGAGCTCAGAAGGAGAAGTCTTTTAGAAGTCAGGCGCTATCTTGAATCCGAGGAAGGATGA
- a CDS encoding Kae1-associated kinase Bud32, whose protein sequence is MKTEKGAEATVEIGEGQVIKKRPEKKYRHEQLDEKIRKERTETEKNLLSEANKYGVNVPEVKKTDASTLELEKIEGEKLKHKVENKPELLDKLGENISLLHSIDIIHGDLTTSNAIVEDSKVFLIDFGLSFRSHRTEDRAVDIHLLKQVLESSHPEVAEKAWRNFLEGYREYGDSEDVLKQLEEVEQRGRYK, encoded by the coding sequence ATGAAAACAGAGAAAGGAGCAGAAGCAACAGTTGAAATAGGAGAAGGCCAAGTAATCAAAAAACGACCTGAGAAAAAGTACCGGCACGAACAGCTGGATGAAAAGATAAGGAAAGAGAGAACCGAAACGGAAAAAAACCTGCTCTCTGAGGCTAATAAATACGGAGTAAATGTTCCAGAAGTCAAGAAAACAGATGCTTCAACCCTTGAACTAGAGAAGATAGAGGGAGAAAAACTCAAGCATAAGGTCGAAAATAAACCAGAACTACTTGATAAACTTGGAGAAAACATTTCTCTACTACATTCTATCGATATAATTCATGGAGATCTAACCACAAGTAATGCCATAGTCGAAGACAGCAAGGTATTCCTGATAGACTTCGGATTATCTTTCCGTTCCCATAGAACAGAGGACCGCGCGGTTGACATCCATCTACTGAAGCAGGTGCTGGAAAGCTCGCATCCGGAAGTGGCAGAAAAAGCATGGAGAAACTTTCTGGAAGGATACAGAGAATACGGGGACTCAGAAGACGTTCTGAAACAGCTAGAAGAAGTAGAACAGAGAGGCCGCTATAAGTAA